From the genome of Triticum aestivum cultivar Chinese Spring chromosome 1A, IWGSC CS RefSeq v2.1, whole genome shotgun sequence:
TGATTGATATAATTTAGATCATTGATTTCTTCACTCTCACGAATCAATGTTACTGCCGACATCCTAGATCAAGTAGATAACAGTTATTCTCAGAATATGTATCGTTTACTTTGAGCCATTGTATTCTAGTTTTATATGATTGATTAATTTCATTGTACGTTTCTTCtatgttttttgtttgtttgaggaAAATGTTTCTTCTATGTTGGTTACCTTAAATAGATCTCTTTGTTGTCGTTATTCGAGGTACTATTGTATCTAACCAACAACTTATTCCTGGATCATTGATATAATTTAGAGGATTGATTTCTTCACTCTCGTGAACCAATGTCACATCCGACATCCTAGATCAAATggataacaattattctttgaataTGCGTAGTTTGCTTGGAGCCACTTTATTtcggtaatatgattaattaattTCATCGCACGATACTTCTATGTTGATTACCGTAAATAGATATCTTGTTGTCGTTATTTGAGGTATTACTCGTGACCCAATTGACGCGTCCCATGTCAGCTTGCATCATCGCATCACAGACACGTGCAAGCGGCCGTGGCGCCGATTGGTGCAAATCCCCGTCATGATGTAAGCCATATGCATGCGCGTGCGTTTGGCCGTTATTATTTGGTTTGATATAATCAAAGTACCAATCTCTTAAGTTTTGATCAATTAATGCTAGTACTGACATTCTGAATCAATGGATAACAAATTTTAGCAGAATGTGCATAGTTTACTTGTGAGACACTGTATTCTGGTTATAATTGATTTCATTGCACATTATGTCTAGTAGATTACCATAAATAGAGCTCTTGTTGTTGTTATTCGAGGTATTACTGGATCTAAGAGACAGCTGATTCCTTGATGATTGATATAATACAGAGCATCAGTTTCTTGGGTCTCAATGGATAATGTTAGTGTTGACATCGTAAATCAAATGGATACCAGTTATTTTGTTAATGTGCATTGTTTACTTAGATTTTTAAAGGATAACTCTTGCCCTGTTTTTTTTTTTAAGCTTAGCTCTTTAAACTGTGATCTTCAACATGATGTGCTAGCTAAACTTTTTGAAGGGATGTAACTTGAGATAATTTTGATGTACAACTGAATAGGTTACTGCTTAAGTTTTCCGTCCAGCATATATTTTGATTGTGAgtatctttatttttatttttaattcccaAATATAAATTAATAATGCTATTATTAGCTTGATGAATTCTGAATTGTTACCCTGATTGGTTCAATTGTCTTCAACACTTAATCTTCTCTGGTCTTTACTTTTATGGACCAACTGTGCTCATGTTTTGTGTTAGTGAACCTGCCTTCTCTGGTTACTAAAATATTGCTTTGAGCTGCTGTTTTCCTTGAACTAAACCGAGTTCCAACTGTGAATAACTGATATCATCAGCTGAAAGAACCCGTCTGTACCTGTCTTCCAATATCTTACGGGAGAAATTAAATATAGAAGTCATTTTCATGTTATTCAGATTTGGTTGCTAGCTGCAGATTTGAACAAATACCTGACAAACATTGAAACAAAATATTGTAGATCTAGTACACAGAACAGCTGATGTCAGTGTCATTTGTTTCCCTGCATTTCTTGACCCACTAGTACACAGAACCGCATCTAGTGATACTCTGTAATGCTTCTTCCTCCTTTTTTTTAACTTTTGGATATGCATATTGTAATATCTTTTGATTCTTCCCCCACTTGTTATTTTTATTTGTGTCTGTGGTTAGCCAAGTAGCGGGTTTTGATACCATTGGCAGTTGATTTTGTGCCCACGTGTGTTTGAACACCAACACATGCAGAATATGTCATGAAATGTGACGTGGTTATTACTTATTAGTATGAACCAGCAAATTCCGGTGCCAGAAATGAACTTTTTTTTATACACTCACTGATTGCTTTGTGCGCTTCTTAACATTAATGTACTTGCCAAGTGGCGTCTGACTGTGATAGCGTGTTTGACAGTAGAGGAATACCTTAATTTTAGTGTTCGACGCCCGATGGTTCACGTGTTGAACTTTCACCAAAATATCTTGCCAAAGTacctttgtaaactaatataaaattgtttagatcattaaaatagtaatctaaatgtttttatattaatttacggagggagCAGTACGTACTATCTTTGGGGTGAGAAATCAACACGAAGTAAATTTGATTGTAGCCTGGGTCATGTTTTTTGGAGGTACCTTTTGTGGTTCAAGCTTTGAACAAAGTTCTCTTCATGCCCAATTTCGTGACTGTCATGATCATTTTTGTCAGGAATATTCCTGATCATGCATTTTCAACACACGTTTTCAGTGTTGGCGGCTGTAATCATTAGAAAACCAGGTACGGTAATCAATCTGGTACTTAGCGCAATCTTTAATTGCTTGCTCCTCTCTGTATCTGTATATATGCTTCCAGAGTTGTTACACTCTAGTGTGTTCGGCTAATTATTTTTTTGGAAACGGAGCATTAATATTTGCGTCGTCTATTAATTAAGAAGAAAATAGACAGCAAATTTTGTGCGTTTTTGAACCATGAGAATGAGGGGGTCGAATATACCTACAGCAAGACTAGAATGTACACGCGACGTACTAGTGCAAGTATACCAAAATGGAAGCAACATCTTGAAAACCATCATCTACTCCTTCCCTCcaataatgtaagacattttttgatacTATATAGTGTTAAAAAACATgttttacattatgagacggaggaagtAAGTGGCGAGGCACCCTCTAATCAGCTCACATGTGCGACGCAGTTCACGCCGTTGGTGTGCACGCCGGCCGGGGCCCCGGACACGAGCACGCCGGCGAAGCCCCCTACCTCCACGGTGATGGAGCAGTTCATCCTGATCTCGAGATCCTTCTTGTAGATCCCCAGCACCTTCACCGTGCCGTCCATCTCCGTGTACGTCGTCAGGTTGTACTGCTGGCCGAGCAGCAGGCCGGTGGCGTTGACCGCCTGCGACAGCCGGTCGGCGAGGATGTCCACCGTCACGTTCATGCGCACGCTCCCGTGGGCGCCGACGCGGCCGCCGGGCACGTACGCGACGCTCACCGTCCGCCCGTCGAGGTACACCTCCGTGGCGCTCGGGGAGAACCGGAACGACGCGATGTTGTCGTTCTCGATCGAGACGTCGGCGGTGAGCGTGGCGTTGGTGGCGACGGGGTCGGCGAGCCCCGTGCCGGGGCCGGACCTGAGGGCGGCGAGGGAGACGCCGTTCATGGTGAGGCGCGGGTCCTTGACCTTGAACACGGTGAGCGAGAGCGCAAGGATGAGGATGCCGACGATGACCGCGGTGGCCACGCAGCAGCCGCCGCAGCAGAGCAGGCAGCGGCGCCTCTTCCGGAGGTACTGCACGGAGCGCCACCCCGTCGCCGTCTGCGCCGCCTCGTCCACGTCGCTGGCGGCCGGGTGGGCGTACGGGTGAGGGATGGCCAGGGGCCTCGCCGGCTCGTTCTTGTCGTcgtgctccgccaccgcggccaccCTGCTCGACGAAGCGGCGGTCGCCATCGAGGGAGGGAGGGGGCGCGAACCGTGTCTAGGTGCCTACTTTGTTCGGTGGAGATCGGTGGTATGAAAAACCCGCATGATTCTTGGTGGGTTGGTCCTGCGGTGTTGGTCTTATAAGTGGGGCTCTCGGGCCAAGCCAAGGTGTCCGACGTACTCCCAAGCGGAGTTTCGTAGCTTAGCTTCATTTGTGAGTGGTTTGACACGCTTGACTTTGATCGCAGCTGACACGAAGGAAGGATGAAACATCTCACCCCAGGACCAGGAGTGATGCTGACATGGCTGTCTTCGGTCTCACAAAGAATAACCGACTCGTGTTTGAAACTTTGAATCCGGGCAAGGTTTCTAGATGCCCATTTTTCTTTTCATTGCAAAATATCACTACTGCTGACGGGCAATAGTATTCTTGAAGGAAAAGTATAACATTGACCCCTGACAAAAAGGTACCATGGTTTCTCATAAAATAAATCGGAGGAAGAGCCCCTCTCCATCCTCTCTATATATAAACCCCTAACAAAAAGACACCGTGGTTTCTCATAACGCTGCGTTTGGATGTCCATATTGAAAGGCTCTGTAATGAATTGGCTGGAATACCATTTCAGCAAGGAAACTGAAATGGACATGAATACGAATTCACTTGTTTGGTTGTTCACTGAATTGCCTCATGGAATCTGTGAGGTTTCAATACCAAATCTTATTTGGATGACAAACATTGAAATTGCATATTCACATTGACTGTGAAGCTTTTATCCTTCTATCAAATTTGTCCATACACATACGCACAAGAACCATTAAATTTGCCCACATCCACACACATAGAAACCGAAGAGTAGGCAAGCACGGTCGCGAAGCTTCAGCAGCGACAGTCCTTCATCATCtactccagccccccagcagccgcaGTTGCAGCAACTAAATGCGCGGTGCGGGTCTGCCGCGCACGGTGACGTCTGATTCCCCTCGGTCTTGTGGCTCGACCGGAGCAGACCGGGGAAGTGAGGGGGCAGGGGGCATGCGGCCGCGTTGTGCTTCTCAGGCGAGCGTGACCTCTCTTCAACACCGGAGGCGGTGCAACGCGCAGGTGGTGGAGGGGACTGGCCGGCGGCGGACACCCATGGCCGCCGCGCCGTAGGCGGTCGAGCGGACGGGCCTGTGGCGGATGCCCATGGCCGCCGAGCTGGAGGCAGTGCACGACGCGTCAATGGAGGGGACGGGTGAGATGCGGCTGTGCCGGAAGATCCTGTGGGAGGAGGGGGCCGGGGAGGGAAAGCACCTGGATGCCACCGAGCTTCGCAGCCGCCGCCCACCTCAGAGCTCGCTGTCTCCCTTCCTGCCTTTTCTCCTTATCTGCTCGCGAGGGGAAAAAAAGGAAGTGAACCGGTACGTTTTGCGGGATGGGCGATTTCAGTGCAATTCGGAGCTGAAGGCCTCCGTATTGTGGGCAAGCTGTTTGCGTGGGAGTGATTTCAGCCTGAATTTAGTTTCATTACCGACCACCAATTCAGTGTCCAGCCAAACAAGTGAAATGAAACTTACCAATACCAAATCCAATACAAGCCCCTCAATGAAGACATCCAAACGCAGTGTAAATGAAATCCGAGGAAGAGCTCCCCCCTCTCTCTTTATATAAACCCCTGACAAACCTCCAAGCATAAAACGGTTCCTagttaccgaaaaagggtttcccccactttatattataaagcaaacatcATCCCATACATCTGAGCGAGCCGAACAAACACACACCACCACGACACACACCGAACACACTCAAGGCTAGATACAAAGGTGCCGAGCACCACACACCACTCGGACACAACCAAGCAAACATAATATGAGCTACGAAGAACCACTTGGAGCCATCGAGGGGGTGAGATGGACCATGACGAAGCAAGGACTCCAAGACGGTGCCTCCCAGAAGGGTACGACCACGGATAGCCGTCACCGTCCGACCCGTAGATCAATTTTTCACCCGGAGCGACGCAGGGGGTGGGAGCACCGCGACGGAGCCTTCAAGAAGGATACGATGTCCACGGACGCCGCCACCGACGGCCAGAAACTGGGCAAGTGATGAACCCCGGTGCTCGCACCCCGCCGACACACCCCTGCTCCGCCAACCACCCGCAGCCACGTCCCCTGCGAAACCATGACTGCTCGCCCGCACCTGAGACGCAGGTTCCGCCCCCGAACGCCACGCctcccgccgccagggccgccaccCAACATCCAGACACCCCCAAGACCATCCAAAGAGATCAACTTTGCATCAAAGGGACACCACTGACCGATGAACCGCAGCATACATCCTGCCTTGAACATCACCGGAGCTGCGACAGCCAACACGCGGCCGAGGAAAGGGGAAGGTGGGGGAGCGGACGCATCCGGACCGGCACACCCCTGTGCCAGTGATGGGGCCCCGAGCACGCCGGCGCCACCCATCCCTCCAGCCAGCCTTTACACCGGACACACCCCTGTGCCGCCCACCTCGGCGGCCGACGCAGCACGGCGCAAGGCCACCGACGCAAACCCGACCACCGGCAAGGGGGACCCCAAGTAAAGCCGCCGAACACCAAGGATACTCACCGGGGAGCCCATCTGCCCTATCGTCGTCGTCCAGCCGGCGGGACGACTGAATCCCGACCAGCACGCCCACCAGCCACCATCGCTgcgcctccaccaccaccagccGAGGCCACGGTAGGGGCAGATGCCCGCAGCCCGCGCCGTCCGCGGCCCTCGCCGGCAGGCCCAGATCTGGCCGAACGCCGCTGCCGGAGCCCTTCGCGCATGACCTCCGTTGCATCCCCTTCACGCCGCCGCCCACAACTCGTGTCACCACCGCCAGCTgctgccaccatgccgccgcgccccatgcgaacgccgcgccgccgcccgacccggAAGCTCGCACCTGCCGGatcgagaggaggaaggagagggccccgccgccgccagcaagCCCGGCCAGTACGTCGAGGCGGCGGTGAGGGGAGGAAGGCGGAAGGGGGGCGCTGGAGGCGGTGCTAGGGTTTTCCACCCGGGCGCTCGCGGGAGCACCGCGGGAGGGAGGTCTCCGCCGCGAGTCTTCGTTTCCTAGTTCATCATGCTCATTAATCAAATTCTTCCATAATTTGAACATATAAATATCATCTTCAAAAAACTAATCtccccgtcccataatgtaagacgttttttgacacaacATTATGGGACGGATGGAGTGTCATATATTAAAATTTATTACTAATGTTTGTCATTCACTACTAATTGTGCATGCGCAAGGAATGTATTGACTGATCCTAACTTATGAAAGCCAACAAAT
Proteins encoded in this window:
- the LOC123179810 gene encoding uncharacterized protein, which encodes MATAASSSRVAAVAEHDDKNEPARPLAIPHPYAHPAASDVDEAAQTATGWRSVQYLRKRRRCLLCCGGCCVATAVIVGILILALSLTVFKVKDPRLTMNGVSLAALRSGPGTGLADPVATNATLTADVSIENDNIASFRFSPSATEVYLDGRTVSVAYVPGGRVGAHGSVRMNVTVDILADRLSQAVNATGLLLGQQYNLTTYTEMDGTVKVLGIYKKDLEIRMNCSITVEVGGFAGVLVSGAPAGVHTNGVNCVAHVS